Proteins encoded within one genomic window of Oncorhynchus mykiss isolate Arlee chromosome 27, USDA_OmykA_1.1, whole genome shotgun sequence:
- the LOC110507517 gene encoding smoothelin-like protein 2 isoform X2 produces MDAGPLTAEGEGSSPEGETVCAALARYEATLRDAVCEIHVDMSAFKQGVERRLEEATAHPSEGPLGRAVAQLQQENRQLRSQLEALTRQVELLTGTVCDRGALMTNNNNNHHQHQLASIQAQTHSSSQERASPPSTSPTSPAGGPSMGALTGSASGSASSPTAARFSSRATFAVSSKTNSIEREEPIEVDPDLVSPGLENGHSTTPENSTVSYGLSSPANNNVPHESTAPVAMRMPHLPITATTKTADPSVMKSESPASPVRSKPSPVSEHTANNQPQAIQESPIQPVSSMKTWTPSLSRGLGSPRLSEKSLSAPPKSVTYSGLIQHNTDGVEDVGGDLPFGRGVERRRELVRSQTLPRNLGAQARRSIFERLDSEASRPKPMDPKPKLKRSQSFGVSSASSIKQILLEWCRSKTIGYQNIDIQNFSSSWSDGMAFCALVHSFFPTEFDYNVLTPADRKHNFELAFGTAEEKAGCDRLIEVDDMMVMGRKPDPMCVFTYVQSMYNHLRKFE; encoded by the exons ATGGATGCAGGTCCTCTGACAGCCGAGGGAGAGGGCTCCTCTCCGGAGGGCGAGACGGTGTGTGCTGCGCTCGCCCGCTACGAGGCCACACTGAGAGATGCCGTGTGTGAGATCCACGTGGACATGAGCGCCTTCAAGCAGGGTGTGGAGCGTCGTCTGGAGGAGGCGACGGCCCACCCCAGCGAGGGCCCCCTAGGCCGGGCTGTGGCGCAGCTGCAGCAGGAGAACCGGCAGCTCCGGAGCCAGTTGGAGGCCCTTACCCGACAGGTAGAGCTCCTCACTGGGACAGTGTGCGACAGAGGCGCCCTGAtgactaacaacaacaacaaccaccaccagCACCAGCTAGCATCCATCCAGGCCcagacacacagcagcagccagGAGAGGGCGagccccccctccacctcccctacCAGCCCTGCTGGTGGCCCCAGCATGGGAGCCCTGACCGGGTCAGCCTCGGGCTCAGCCTCCAGCCCCACTGCCGCCCGCTTCTCCAGCCGAGCTACCTTCGCTGTGTCCAGCAAGACTAAC aGTATTGAACGTGAGGAGCCGATAGAGGTGGATCCGGACCTTGTATCCCCTGGACTGGAGAATGGACACTCTACTACCCCAG AAAACTCGACAGTGTCATATGGATTGAGCTCGCCAGCCAATAACAACGTCCCTCATGAAAGCACGGCCCCTGTTGCCATGCGGATGCCACACCTACCCATCACCGCCACAACCAAGACGGCTGACCCCTCAGTTATGAAGAGCGAATCTCCCGCCAGTCCCGTACGCTCTAAGCCCTCGCCTGTATCAGAGCATACTGCCAACAACCAGCCTCAAGCCATCCAAGAATCCCCAATTCAACCAG tgtcGTCTATGAAGACATGGACCCCCAGTCTCAGCCGAGGTCTGGGCTCTCCTCGACTGTCAG AAAAGTCCTTGTCCGCTCCCCCGAAGTCAGTGACTTACTCTGGCCTcatccaacacaacacagacgG GGTGGAAGATGTGGGCGGGGACCTGCCTTTTGGAAGGGGAGTGGAGCGGAGGCGGGAGCTGGTGAGGTCACAGACGTTGCCGCGCAACCTTGGAGCTCAGGCCCGCCGGTCCATCTTTGAAAGGCTGGATTCTGAAGCCAGCAG GCCCAAGCCCATGGACCCCAAGCCCAAGCTGAAGCGTTCTCAGAGCTTTGGTGTGTCCAGTGCCAGCAGCATCAAGCAGATTCTTCTGGAGTGGTGCCGCTCCAAAACCATAGGATACCAG AACATAGACATCCAGAACTTCTCGTCCAGTTGGAGCGACGGCATGGCCTTCTGTGCCCTGGTCCATTCCTTCTTCCCCACTGAGTTTGACTACAACGTGCTGACGCCTGCCGACCGCAAGCACAACTTTGAGCTGGCCTTCGGAACAGCGGA GGAGAAGGCGGGCTGTGACCGGCTCATCGAGGTGGACGATATGATGGTGATGGGGCGCAAGCCTGACCCCATGTGTGTCTTTACCTATGTCCAGTCCATGTACAACCACCTGCGCAAGTTTGAGTGA
- the sebox gene encoding homeobox protein SEBOX: protein IYEPYDWPNFITSIFNSQKCCFCCFLDLRNDNGLSSPEPERSAFTEGQRKRKRTIFSRAQLSELEQAFALTPYPDITLRERLAAQTHLPESKIQVWFQNRRARSIKSGRLTKSTNTTFGRGGEKCLSRPIVPSPGPSFTPTTMGEMFRPDQIQCDDVQQFYSDWIRLYSNPVSHQLTPVSPNLAESLLWEEDSHLGSLATTTAPVGSQAHSSRPYRDGFNQSCVGTSGYRNFKSQTLAVSQARYGHQTSVDQVVPSHPQQMYWDVTQGEGHHPQVGPQTSIGYISDLIYNAAIVTNFLEF from the exons ATCTACGAACCATATGATTGGCCCAATTTTATTACTTCGATTTTCAAttctcaaaaatgttgtttttgttgttttttagaCTTGAGGAATGACAATGGACTTTCATCACCCGAACCTGAGAGAAGCGCGTTTACAGAGGGCCAAAGGAAGCGCAAAAGAACCATATTCAGTCGCGCACAATTGTCTGAGTTGGAACAAGCTTTCGCTCTGACGCCGTACCCAGACATCACTCTCCGTGAACGTTTGGCCGCACAAACACATCTACCTGAAAGCAAGATACAG GTGTGGTTCCAAAACAGACGGGCAAGAAGTATCAAGAGTGGAAGACTCACCAAATCTACCAATACAACTTTTGGAAGAGGAGGTGAAAAATGCCTATCTCGCCCAATAGTCCCCTCCCCTGGTCCCTCCTTCACCCCAACCACAATGGGGGAAATGTTCCGACCAGACCAGATTCAGTGTGATGATGTTCAGCAGTTCTACTCCGACTGGATCCGTCTCTACAGCAACCCTGTGTCTCATCAGCTTACACCCGTCTCCCCAAACCTGGCAGAATCCCTACTGTGGGAGGAAGACTCTCACCTGGGATCTCTTGCTACTACCACGGCACCCGTTGGAAGCCAAGCACACTCCTCACGGCCATACCGGGATGGGTTCAACCAGTCCTGCGTGGGCACCTCAGGGTATAGGAACTTTAAGTCACAGACTCTAGCTGTCTCACAGGCAAGATATGGTCATCAAACCTCAGTGGACCAGGTTGTCCCCTCCCATCCGCAGCAGATGTACTGGGATGTGACTCAAGGAGAGGGTCATCATCCTCAGGTGGGCCCCCAGACCTCCATCGGATACATCTCAGACCTGATCTATAATGCTGCTATTGTCACCAACTTCCTGGAGTTCTAA
- the LOC110507517 gene encoding smoothelin-like protein 2 isoform X1: MDAGPLTAEGEGSSPEGETVCAALARYEATLRDAVCEIHVDMSAFKQGVERRLEEATAHPSEGPLGRAVAQLQQENRQLRSQLEALTRQVELLTGTVCDRGALMTNNNNNHHQHQLASIQAQTHSSSQERASPPSTSPTSPAGGPSMGALTGSASGSASSPTAARFSSRATFAVSSKTNSIEREEPIEVDPDLVSPGLENGHSTTPENSTVSYGLSSPANNNVPHESTAPVAMRMPHLPITATTKTADPSVMKSESPASPVRSKPSPVSEHTANNQPQAIQESPIQPVSSMKTWTPSLSRGLGSPRLSEKSLSAPPKSVTYSGLIQHNTDGVEDVGGDLPFGRGVERRRELVRSQTLPRNLGAQARRSIFERLDSEASSRPKPMDPKPKLKRSQSFGVSSASSIKQILLEWCRSKTIGYQNIDIQNFSSSWSDGMAFCALVHSFFPTEFDYNVLTPADRKHNFELAFGTAEEKAGCDRLIEVDDMMVMGRKPDPMCVFTYVQSMYNHLRKFE; this comes from the exons ATGGATGCAGGTCCTCTGACAGCCGAGGGAGAGGGCTCCTCTCCGGAGGGCGAGACGGTGTGTGCTGCGCTCGCCCGCTACGAGGCCACACTGAGAGATGCCGTGTGTGAGATCCACGTGGACATGAGCGCCTTCAAGCAGGGTGTGGAGCGTCGTCTGGAGGAGGCGACGGCCCACCCCAGCGAGGGCCCCCTAGGCCGGGCTGTGGCGCAGCTGCAGCAGGAGAACCGGCAGCTCCGGAGCCAGTTGGAGGCCCTTACCCGACAGGTAGAGCTCCTCACTGGGACAGTGTGCGACAGAGGCGCCCTGAtgactaacaacaacaacaaccaccaccagCACCAGCTAGCATCCATCCAGGCCcagacacacagcagcagccagGAGAGGGCGagccccccctccacctcccctacCAGCCCTGCTGGTGGCCCCAGCATGGGAGCCCTGACCGGGTCAGCCTCGGGCTCAGCCTCCAGCCCCACTGCCGCCCGCTTCTCCAGCCGAGCTACCTTCGCTGTGTCCAGCAAGACTAAC aGTATTGAACGTGAGGAGCCGATAGAGGTGGATCCGGACCTTGTATCCCCTGGACTGGAGAATGGACACTCTACTACCCCAG AAAACTCGACAGTGTCATATGGATTGAGCTCGCCAGCCAATAACAACGTCCCTCATGAAAGCACGGCCCCTGTTGCCATGCGGATGCCACACCTACCCATCACCGCCACAACCAAGACGGCTGACCCCTCAGTTATGAAGAGCGAATCTCCCGCCAGTCCCGTACGCTCTAAGCCCTCGCCTGTATCAGAGCATACTGCCAACAACCAGCCTCAAGCCATCCAAGAATCCCCAATTCAACCAG tgtcGTCTATGAAGACATGGACCCCCAGTCTCAGCCGAGGTCTGGGCTCTCCTCGACTGTCAG AAAAGTCCTTGTCCGCTCCCCCGAAGTCAGTGACTTACTCTGGCCTcatccaacacaacacagacgG GGTGGAAGATGTGGGCGGGGACCTGCCTTTTGGAAGGGGAGTGGAGCGGAGGCGGGAGCTGGTGAGGTCACAGACGTTGCCGCGCAACCTTGGAGCTCAGGCCCGCCGGTCCATCTTTGAAAGGCTGGATTCTGAAGCCAGCAG TAGGCCCAAGCCCATGGACCCCAAGCCCAAGCTGAAGCGTTCTCAGAGCTTTGGTGTGTCCAGTGCCAGCAGCATCAAGCAGATTCTTCTGGAGTGGTGCCGCTCCAAAACCATAGGATACCAG AACATAGACATCCAGAACTTCTCGTCCAGTTGGAGCGACGGCATGGCCTTCTGTGCCCTGGTCCATTCCTTCTTCCCCACTGAGTTTGACTACAACGTGCTGACGCCTGCCGACCGCAAGCACAACTTTGAGCTGGCCTTCGGAACAGCGGA GGAGAAGGCGGGCTGTGACCGGCTCATCGAGGTGGACGATATGATGGTGATGGGGCGCAAGCCTGACCCCATGTGTGTCTTTACCTATGTCCAGTCCATGTACAACCACCTGCGCAAGTTTGAGTGA